The following proteins are co-located in the Mus caroli chromosome 7, CAROLI_EIJ_v1.1, whole genome shotgun sequence genome:
- the Sertad1 gene encoding SERTA domain-containing protein 1, which produces MLSKGLKRKREEEETMEALSVDSCWLDPSHPAVAQTPPTVASSSLFDLSVVKLHHSLRQSEPDLRHLVLVVNTLRRIQASMEPTTVLPPEPIQPPAPSVADSLLASSDAGLSASMASLLEDLNHIEDLNQAPQPQADEGPPGRSVGGISPNLGALDLLGPATGCLLDDGLEGLFEDIDTSMYDSELWLPASEGLKPGPENGPAKEETPELDEAELDYLMDVLVGTQALERPPGPGR; this is translated from the coding sequence ATGCTGAGCAAAGGTCTGAAGCGCaagcgggaggaggaggagacgatGGAAGCCCTCTCCGTGGACTCGTGCTGGTTGGATCCGAGCCACCCGGCAGTGGCACAGACCCCACCGACAGTGGCTTCTAGCTCTCTCTTTGACCTCTCAGTGGTCAAGCTCCACCACAGCCTGCGGCAGAGCGAGCCGGACCTCCGGCACCTGGTGCTTGTGGTGAACACACTGAGGCGCATCCAGGCGTCCATGGAACCTACAACTGTCCTGCCACCTGAGCCCatccagcccccagccccctctGTGGCAGACAGCCTTCTGGCTAGCTCAGATGCTGGCCTCTCAGCCTCCATGGCCAGCCTCCTGGAAGACCTCAACCACATTGAGGACCTGAACCAGGCCCCCCAACCCCAAGCAGATGAGGGGCCTCCAGGCCGCTCAGTCGGGGGGATCTCACCCAACCTGGGTGCCTTGGACTTGCTAGGCCCGGCCACTGGCTGTCTGCTGGACGATGGACTGGAGGGCCTGTTTGAGGACATTGATACCTCCATGTATGACAGTGAACTTTGGTTACCAGCCTCTGAGGGTCTCAAGCCTGGCCCTGAGAATGGCCCAGCCAAGGAGGAAACTCCAGAGTTGGATGAGGCTGAGCTGGACTACCTCATGGATGTACTAGTAGGCACACAGGCACTGGAAAGGCCACCAGGGCCTGGGCGCTGA
- the Prx gene encoding periaxin isoform X1, translating to MEARSRSAEELRRAELVEIIVETEAQTGVSGFNVAGGGKEGIFVRELREDSPAAKSLSLQEGDQLLSARVFFENFKYEDALRLLQCAEPYKVSFCLKRTVPTGDLALRPGTVSGYEMKGPRAKVAKLNIQSLSPVKKKKMVTGALGTPADLAPVDVEFSFPKFSRLRRGLKAEAVKGPVPAAPARRRLQLPRLRVREVAEEAQVARMAAAAPPPRKAKAEAEAATGAGFTAPQIELVGPRLPSAEVGVPQVSVPKGTPSTEAASSFALHLPTLGLGAPAAPAVEPPAMEIQVPQVELPTLPSLPTLPTLPCLDTQEGAAVVKVPTLDVAAPSVGVDLALPGAEVETQGEVPEVALKMPRLSFPRFGIRGKEATEAKVVKGSPEAKAKGPRLRMPTFGLSLLEPRPSGPEAVAESKLKLPTLKMPSFGIGVAGPEVKAPKGPEVKLPKVPEVKLPKVPEAAIPDVQLPEVQLPKMSDMKLPKIPEVVVPDVRLPAVQLPKVPEMKLPKVPEMAVPDVHLPDVQLPKVPEMKLPEMKLPKVPEMAVPDVHLPDVQLPKVPEMKLPEMKLPKVPEMAVPDVRLPEVQLPKVSEVKLPKMPEMAVPDVHLPELQLPKMSEVKLPKMPEMAVPDVRLPEVQLPKVSEMKLPKMPEMTMPDIRLPEVQLPKVPDIKLPEMKLPEIKLPKVPDMAVPDVPLPELQLPKVSDIRLPEMQVSQVPEVHLPKMPEMKLSKVPEVQRRSAGAEQAKGTEFSFKLPKMTMPKLGKVGKPGEASVEVPDKLMTLPCLQPEVGIEASHVGVSSLSLPSVELDLPGALGLEGQVQEAVPGKVEKPEGPRVAVGVGEVGFRVPSVEIVTPQLPTVEVEKEQLEMVEMKVKPSSKFSLPKFGLSGPKAVKGEVEGPGRATKLKVSKFTISLPKARAGTEAEAKGAGEAGLLPALDLSIPQLSLDAHLPSGKVEVADSKPKASRFALPKFGVKGRDSEADVLVAGEAELEGKGWGWDGKVKMPKLKMPSFGLSRGKEAETQDGRVSPGEKLEAIAGQLKIPAVELVTPGAQETEKVTSGVKPSGLQVSTTGQVVAEGQEGVQRVSTLGISLPQVELASFGEAGPEIVAPSAEGTAGSRVQVPQVMLELPGTQVAGGDLLVGEGIFKMPTVTVPQLELDVGLGHEAQAGEAAKSEGGLKLKLPTLGTGSRGEGVEPQGPEAQRTFHLSLPDVELTSPVSSHAEYQVVEGDGDGGHKLKVRLPLFGLAKAKEGIEVGEKVKSPKLRLPRVGFSQSESVSGEGSPSPEEEEKGSGEGASGRRGRVRVRLPRVGLASPSKVSKGQEGDATSKSPVGEKSPKFRFPRVSLSPKARSGSRDREEGGFRVRLPSVGFSETAVPGSTRIEGTKAAAI from the exons ATGGAGGCCAGGAGCCGCAGCGCTGAG GAGCTGAGACGGGCGGAGTTGGTGGAGATTATCGTGGAGACCGAGGCACAGACCGGGGTCAGCGGCTTCAATGTAGCAGGCGGCGGCAAAGAAGGAATCTTTGTCCGCGAGCTGCGAGAGGACTCACCCGCAGCTAAGAGCCTCAGCTTGCAAGAAG GGGACCAGCTGCTGAGTGCCCGTGTgttctttgagaacttcaaaTATGAGGATGCACTTCGCCTGCTGCAATGCGCAGAGCCCTACAAGGTCTCCTTCTGCTTGAAGCGCACTGTGCCCACCGGGGACCTGGCACTGAGGCCCGGGACGGTGTCTGGATATGAGATGAAGGGCCCGAGGGCCAAAGTGGCCAAGCTG aaCATCCAGAGTCTGTCCcctgtgaagaagaagaagatggtgACTGGGGCCCTGGGGACCCCTGCAGATTTGGCCCCTGTTGACGTCGAGTTCTCTTTTCCCAAGTTCTCCCGACTGCGTCGGGGTCTCAAAGCCGAGGCTGTCAAGGGACCTGTCCCAGCTGCCCCTGCCCGTCGCCGCCTCCAGCTGCCTCGGCTGCGTGTCCGAGAAGTAGCTGAAGAGGCCCAGGTAGCCCGaatggctgctgctgctcctcccccAAGAAAGGCCAAGGCAGAAGCTGAGGCAGCCACAGGAGCTGGGTTCACAGCCCCTCAGATAGAGCTAGTTGGGCCTCGGCTGCCTAGTGCCGAGGTGGGTGTCCCTCAGGTCTCAGTTCCCAAGGGGACCCCATCAACAGAGGCAGCCAGCAGTTTTGCCCTTCACCTGCCAACCCTTGGGCTAGGTGCCCCAGCTGCCCCAGCTGTGGAGCCCCCAGCCATGGAAATCCAGGTTCCACAAGTGGAACTCCCCACCCTGCCCTCTCTACCCACTCTTCCCACACTTCCATGCCTAGACACCCAGGAAGGGGCTGCAGTGGTAAAAGTCCCTACCCTGGATGTGGCAGCTCCGTCTGTGGGGGTGGACCTGGCTTTGCCGGGTGCAGAGGTGGAGACCCAGGGAGAGGTTCCTGAAGTGGCCCTCAAGATGCCCCGGCTCAGTTTCCCCCGTTTTGGGATTCGGGGGAAGGAAGCCACTGAAGCCAAAGTAGTCAAGGGCAGCCCTGAGGCCAAAGCAAAGGGTCCCAGACTTCGAATGCCCACCTTTGGGCTTTCTCTCCTGGAACCCCGGCCCTCTGGCCCTGAAGCTGTTGCTGAGAGCAAGCTGAAGCTACCCACCCTCAAGATGCCCTCTTTCGGTATTGGTGTGGCTGGGCCTGAGGTCAAGGCACCCAAGGGGCCTGAAGTAAAGCTCCCTAAGGTTCCTGAGGTCAAACTCCCTAAAGTGCCCGAGGCAGCCATTCCAGATGTGCAACTCCCTGAGGTACAGCTGCCCAAAATGTCAGACATGAAACTTCCAAAGATCCCTGAGGTGGTTGTACCCGACGTTCGCCTTCCGGCAGTGCAGCTGCCCAAAGTCCCTGAGATGAAGCTCCCGAAGGTGCCCGAGATGGCTGTGCCCGATGTACACCTTCCAGATGTACAGCTCCCGAAAGTTCCAGAGATGAAGCTACCAGAGATGAAGCTTCCGAAGGTGCCCGAGATGGCTGTGCCCGATGTACACCTTCCAGATGTACAGCTCCCGAAAGTTCCAGAGATGAAGCTACCAGAGATGAAGCTCCCGAAGGTACCCGAGATGGCCGTGCCCGATGTACGACTCCCGGAAGTTCAGCTGCCCAAAGTGTCTGAGGTGAAGCTCCCAAAGATGCCTGAGATGGCCGTGCCCGATGTCCACCTCCCGGAGCTGCAACTTCCCAAAATGTCTGAGGTGAAGCTCCCAAAGATGCCCGAGATGGCCGTGCCCGATGTTCGCCTCCCGGAAGTTCAGCTGCCCAAAGTGTCAGAGATGAAACTCCCTAAGATGCCGGAGATGACCATGCCCGACATTCGCCTCCCGGAAGTTCAGTTGCCCAAAGTGCCCGACATTAAACTTCCTGAAATGAAGCTTCCAGAAATAAAACTCCCCAAAGTGCCTGACATGGCAGTGCCTGATGTCCCCCTTCCAGAGCTGCAGCTGCCCAAAGTGTCGGACATCCGGCTGCCTGAAATGCAAGTGTCACAGGTCCCAGAGGTGCATCTTCCCAAGATGCCAGAGATGAAGTTGTCCAAGGTTCCTGAGGTGCAAAGGAGATCTGCAGGGGCGGAGCAGGCAAAAGGGACTGAATTTAGTTTCAAGTTGCCCAAGATGACCATGCCCAAGTTGGGAAAAGTGGGCAAGCCTGGGGAGGCAAGTGTTGAGGTTCCAGACAAACTCATGACACTTCCCTGTCTGCAGCCAGAGGTGGGCATTGAGGCGTCCCATGTTGgtgtctcttccctctctctcccctctgtggaGCTTGACTTGCCTGGGGCCCTGGGCCTGGAGGGACAAGTCCAAGAAGCTGTCCCAGGCAAAGTGGAGAAGCCAGAGGGCCCCAGGGTGGCAGTGGGTGTTGGAGAGGTGGGCTTTCGTGTGCCCTCTGTGGAGATTGTCACTCCTCAGCTGCCCACAGTTGAAGTTGAGAAAGAGCAGCTAGAGATGGTGGAGATGAAAGTCAAACCCTCTTCCAAGTTCTCTCTGCCCAAATTCGGACTTTCAGGGCCCAAAGCTGTCAAGGGAGAGGTGGAGGGGCCTGGGCGAGCCACCAAGCTGAAGGTTTCCAAGTTTACCATCTCACTTCCCAAAGCTCGAGCAGGGACTGAGGCCGAAGCGAAGGGAGCTGGGGAAGCCGGGTTGCTGCCAGCACTGGATCTGTCCATCCCACAGCTCAGCCTGGATGCCCATCTGCCCTCAGGCAAGGTGGAAGTAGCTGATAGCAAGCCTAAAGCGTCCAGATTTGCTCTGCCCAAGTTTGGGGTGAAAGGCCGGGACTCTGAGGCTGATGTACTGGTGGCAGGGGAGGCTGAGCTTGAGGGAAAGGGTTGGGGCTGGGATGGGAAGGTGAAGATGCCCAAGCTGAAAATGCCATCTTTTGGGTTGTCCcgaggaaaggaagcagaaactCAGGATGGACGTGTCAGCCCCGGGGAAAAGCTGGAGGCCATAGCTGGGCAGCTTAAGATCCCTGCAGTGGAATTGGTCACACCAggagctcaggagacagagaaggtcACCAGTGGAGTGAAGCCGTCAGGCCTCCAGGTGTCCACCACTGGGCAGGTGGTTGCAGAGGGCCAGGAGGGTGTGCAGAGGGTGTCCACACTAGGCATCTCTTTGCCCCAGGTGGAATTGGCCAGCTTTGGGGAGGCAGGCCCTGAGATTGTAGCCCCTTCTGCAGAGGGCACAGCAGGCTCTAGGGTCCAGGTGCCACAGGTGATGCTGGAGCTACCTGGAACCCAGGTGGCAGGGGGTGATCTGTTAGTGGGTGAGGGCATCTTCAAGATGCCCACAGTGACAGTGCCCCAGCTAGAGCTGGATGTGGGGCTGGgccatgaagcccaggctggtgaAGCAGCCAAGAGTGAGGGTGGGTTAAAGCTGAAGTTGCCCACACTGGGGACCGGAAGCAGAGGAGAGGGCGTTGAGCCCCAGGGCCCTGAGGCCCAGCGGACCTTCCACCTCTCATTGCCCGATGTGGAACTCACGTCACCAGTGAGTAGCCACGCTGAGTACCAGGTGGTTGAGGGCGATGGGGATGGTGGGCACAAACTCAAGGTTCGGCTGCCCCTGTTTGGTCTGGCGAAGGCCAAGGAAGGGATAGAAGTTGGAGAAAAGGTTAAGAGTCCAAAGCTCAGGCTACCCCGAGTGGGCTTCAGCCAGAGTGAGTCGGTCTCCGGAGAAGGCTCTCCCAGTcctgaggaggaggaaaaaggcagTGGGGAAGGGGCTTCGGGTCGCCGGGGAAGGGTAAGGGTCCGCCTGCCTCGGGTAGGCTTGGCTTCCCCTTCTAAAGTCTCTAAGGGACAGGAGGGTGATGCGACCTCCAAGTCCCCAGTTGGGGAGAAGTCACCCAAATTCCGTTTTCCTAGGGTGTCCTTAAGCCCCAAGGCCCGGAGTGGGAGTAGGGACCGGGAAGAAGGTGGATTCAGGGTTCGACTGCCCAGTGTGGGATTTTCAGAAACAGCAGTTCCAGGCTCCACCAGGATTGAGGGAACCAAGGCTGCTGCCATCTGA
- the Prx gene encoding periaxin isoform X2, producing the protein MVTGALGTPADLAPVDVEFSFPKFSRLRRGLKAEAVKGPVPAAPARRRLQLPRLRVREVAEEAQVARMAAAAPPPRKAKAEAEAATGAGFTAPQIELVGPRLPSAEVGVPQVSVPKGTPSTEAASSFALHLPTLGLGAPAAPAVEPPAMEIQVPQVELPTLPSLPTLPTLPCLDTQEGAAVVKVPTLDVAAPSVGVDLALPGAEVETQGEVPEVALKMPRLSFPRFGIRGKEATEAKVVKGSPEAKAKGPRLRMPTFGLSLLEPRPSGPEAVAESKLKLPTLKMPSFGIGVAGPEVKAPKGPEVKLPKVPEVKLPKVPEAAIPDVQLPEVQLPKMSDMKLPKIPEVVVPDVRLPAVQLPKVPEMKLPKVPEMAVPDVHLPDVQLPKVPEMKLPEMKLPKVPEMAVPDVHLPDVQLPKVPEMKLPEMKLPKVPEMAVPDVRLPEVQLPKVSEVKLPKMPEMAVPDVHLPELQLPKMSEVKLPKMPEMAVPDVRLPEVQLPKVSEMKLPKMPEMTMPDIRLPEVQLPKVPDIKLPEMKLPEIKLPKVPDMAVPDVPLPELQLPKVSDIRLPEMQVSQVPEVHLPKMPEMKLSKVPEVQRRSAGAEQAKGTEFSFKLPKMTMPKLGKVGKPGEASVEVPDKLMTLPCLQPEVGIEASHVGVSSLSLPSVELDLPGALGLEGQVQEAVPGKVEKPEGPRVAVGVGEVGFRVPSVEIVTPQLPTVEVEKEQLEMVEMKVKPSSKFSLPKFGLSGPKAVKGEVEGPGRATKLKVSKFTISLPKARAGTEAEAKGAGEAGLLPALDLSIPQLSLDAHLPSGKVEVADSKPKASRFALPKFGVKGRDSEADVLVAGEAELEGKGWGWDGKVKMPKLKMPSFGLSRGKEAETQDGRVSPGEKLEAIAGQLKIPAVELVTPGAQETEKVTSGVKPSGLQVSTTGQVVAEGQEGVQRVSTLGISLPQVELASFGEAGPEIVAPSAEGTAGSRVQVPQVMLELPGTQVAGGDLLVGEGIFKMPTVTVPQLELDVGLGHEAQAGEAAKSEGGLKLKLPTLGTGSRGEGVEPQGPEAQRTFHLSLPDVELTSPVSSHAEYQVVEGDGDGGHKLKVRLPLFGLAKAKEGIEVGEKVKSPKLRLPRVGFSQSESVSGEGSPSPEEEEKGSGEGASGRRGRVRVRLPRVGLASPSKVSKGQEGDATSKSPVGEKSPKFRFPRVSLSPKARSGSRDREEGGFRVRLPSVGFSETAVPGSTRIEGTKAAAI; encoded by the coding sequence atggtgACTGGGGCCCTGGGGACCCCTGCAGATTTGGCCCCTGTTGACGTCGAGTTCTCTTTTCCCAAGTTCTCCCGACTGCGTCGGGGTCTCAAAGCCGAGGCTGTCAAGGGACCTGTCCCAGCTGCCCCTGCCCGTCGCCGCCTCCAGCTGCCTCGGCTGCGTGTCCGAGAAGTAGCTGAAGAGGCCCAGGTAGCCCGaatggctgctgctgctcctcccccAAGAAAGGCCAAGGCAGAAGCTGAGGCAGCCACAGGAGCTGGGTTCACAGCCCCTCAGATAGAGCTAGTTGGGCCTCGGCTGCCTAGTGCCGAGGTGGGTGTCCCTCAGGTCTCAGTTCCCAAGGGGACCCCATCAACAGAGGCAGCCAGCAGTTTTGCCCTTCACCTGCCAACCCTTGGGCTAGGTGCCCCAGCTGCCCCAGCTGTGGAGCCCCCAGCCATGGAAATCCAGGTTCCACAAGTGGAACTCCCCACCCTGCCCTCTCTACCCACTCTTCCCACACTTCCATGCCTAGACACCCAGGAAGGGGCTGCAGTGGTAAAAGTCCCTACCCTGGATGTGGCAGCTCCGTCTGTGGGGGTGGACCTGGCTTTGCCGGGTGCAGAGGTGGAGACCCAGGGAGAGGTTCCTGAAGTGGCCCTCAAGATGCCCCGGCTCAGTTTCCCCCGTTTTGGGATTCGGGGGAAGGAAGCCACTGAAGCCAAAGTAGTCAAGGGCAGCCCTGAGGCCAAAGCAAAGGGTCCCAGACTTCGAATGCCCACCTTTGGGCTTTCTCTCCTGGAACCCCGGCCCTCTGGCCCTGAAGCTGTTGCTGAGAGCAAGCTGAAGCTACCCACCCTCAAGATGCCCTCTTTCGGTATTGGTGTGGCTGGGCCTGAGGTCAAGGCACCCAAGGGGCCTGAAGTAAAGCTCCCTAAGGTTCCTGAGGTCAAACTCCCTAAAGTGCCCGAGGCAGCCATTCCAGATGTGCAACTCCCTGAGGTACAGCTGCCCAAAATGTCAGACATGAAACTTCCAAAGATCCCTGAGGTGGTTGTACCCGACGTTCGCCTTCCGGCAGTGCAGCTGCCCAAAGTCCCTGAGATGAAGCTCCCGAAGGTGCCCGAGATGGCTGTGCCCGATGTACACCTTCCAGATGTACAGCTCCCGAAAGTTCCAGAGATGAAGCTACCAGAGATGAAGCTTCCGAAGGTGCCCGAGATGGCTGTGCCCGATGTACACCTTCCAGATGTACAGCTCCCGAAAGTTCCAGAGATGAAGCTACCAGAGATGAAGCTCCCGAAGGTACCCGAGATGGCCGTGCCCGATGTACGACTCCCGGAAGTTCAGCTGCCCAAAGTGTCTGAGGTGAAGCTCCCAAAGATGCCTGAGATGGCCGTGCCCGATGTCCACCTCCCGGAGCTGCAACTTCCCAAAATGTCTGAGGTGAAGCTCCCAAAGATGCCCGAGATGGCCGTGCCCGATGTTCGCCTCCCGGAAGTTCAGCTGCCCAAAGTGTCAGAGATGAAACTCCCTAAGATGCCGGAGATGACCATGCCCGACATTCGCCTCCCGGAAGTTCAGTTGCCCAAAGTGCCCGACATTAAACTTCCTGAAATGAAGCTTCCAGAAATAAAACTCCCCAAAGTGCCTGACATGGCAGTGCCTGATGTCCCCCTTCCAGAGCTGCAGCTGCCCAAAGTGTCGGACATCCGGCTGCCTGAAATGCAAGTGTCACAGGTCCCAGAGGTGCATCTTCCCAAGATGCCAGAGATGAAGTTGTCCAAGGTTCCTGAGGTGCAAAGGAGATCTGCAGGGGCGGAGCAGGCAAAAGGGACTGAATTTAGTTTCAAGTTGCCCAAGATGACCATGCCCAAGTTGGGAAAAGTGGGCAAGCCTGGGGAGGCAAGTGTTGAGGTTCCAGACAAACTCATGACACTTCCCTGTCTGCAGCCAGAGGTGGGCATTGAGGCGTCCCATGTTGgtgtctcttccctctctctcccctctgtggaGCTTGACTTGCCTGGGGCCCTGGGCCTGGAGGGACAAGTCCAAGAAGCTGTCCCAGGCAAAGTGGAGAAGCCAGAGGGCCCCAGGGTGGCAGTGGGTGTTGGAGAGGTGGGCTTTCGTGTGCCCTCTGTGGAGATTGTCACTCCTCAGCTGCCCACAGTTGAAGTTGAGAAAGAGCAGCTAGAGATGGTGGAGATGAAAGTCAAACCCTCTTCCAAGTTCTCTCTGCCCAAATTCGGACTTTCAGGGCCCAAAGCTGTCAAGGGAGAGGTGGAGGGGCCTGGGCGAGCCACCAAGCTGAAGGTTTCCAAGTTTACCATCTCACTTCCCAAAGCTCGAGCAGGGACTGAGGCCGAAGCGAAGGGAGCTGGGGAAGCCGGGTTGCTGCCAGCACTGGATCTGTCCATCCCACAGCTCAGCCTGGATGCCCATCTGCCCTCAGGCAAGGTGGAAGTAGCTGATAGCAAGCCTAAAGCGTCCAGATTTGCTCTGCCCAAGTTTGGGGTGAAAGGCCGGGACTCTGAGGCTGATGTACTGGTGGCAGGGGAGGCTGAGCTTGAGGGAAAGGGTTGGGGCTGGGATGGGAAGGTGAAGATGCCCAAGCTGAAAATGCCATCTTTTGGGTTGTCCcgaggaaaggaagcagaaactCAGGATGGACGTGTCAGCCCCGGGGAAAAGCTGGAGGCCATAGCTGGGCAGCTTAAGATCCCTGCAGTGGAATTGGTCACACCAggagctcaggagacagagaaggtcACCAGTGGAGTGAAGCCGTCAGGCCTCCAGGTGTCCACCACTGGGCAGGTGGTTGCAGAGGGCCAGGAGGGTGTGCAGAGGGTGTCCACACTAGGCATCTCTTTGCCCCAGGTGGAATTGGCCAGCTTTGGGGAGGCAGGCCCTGAGATTGTAGCCCCTTCTGCAGAGGGCACAGCAGGCTCTAGGGTCCAGGTGCCACAGGTGATGCTGGAGCTACCTGGAACCCAGGTGGCAGGGGGTGATCTGTTAGTGGGTGAGGGCATCTTCAAGATGCCCACAGTGACAGTGCCCCAGCTAGAGCTGGATGTGGGGCTGGgccatgaagcccaggctggtgaAGCAGCCAAGAGTGAGGGTGGGTTAAAGCTGAAGTTGCCCACACTGGGGACCGGAAGCAGAGGAGAGGGCGTTGAGCCCCAGGGCCCTGAGGCCCAGCGGACCTTCCACCTCTCATTGCCCGATGTGGAACTCACGTCACCAGTGAGTAGCCACGCTGAGTACCAGGTGGTTGAGGGCGATGGGGATGGTGGGCACAAACTCAAGGTTCGGCTGCCCCTGTTTGGTCTGGCGAAGGCCAAGGAAGGGATAGAAGTTGGAGAAAAGGTTAAGAGTCCAAAGCTCAGGCTACCCCGAGTGGGCTTCAGCCAGAGTGAGTCGGTCTCCGGAGAAGGCTCTCCCAGTcctgaggaggaggaaaaaggcagTGGGGAAGGGGCTTCGGGTCGCCGGGGAAGGGTAAGGGTCCGCCTGCCTCGGGTAGGCTTGGCTTCCCCTTCTAAAGTCTCTAAGGGACAGGAGGGTGATGCGACCTCCAAGTCCCCAGTTGGGGAGAAGTCACCCAAATTCCGTTTTCCTAGGGTGTCCTTAAGCCCCAAGGCCCGGAGTGGGAGTAGGGACCGGGAAGAAGGTGGATTCAGGGTTCGACTGCCCAGTGTGGGATTTTCAGAAACAGCAGTTCCAGGCTCCACCAGGATTGAGGGAACCAAGGCTGCTGCCATCTGA
- the Hipk4 gene encoding homeodomain-interacting protein kinase 4 yields the protein MATIQSETDCYDIIEVLGKGTFGEVAKGWRRSTGEMVAIKILKNDAYRSRIIKNELKLLRCVRGLDPDEAHVIRFLEFFHDALKFYLVFELLEQNLFEFQKENNFAPLPARHIRTVTLQVLRALARLKELAIIHADLKPENIMLVDQTRCPFRVKVIDFGSASIFSEVRYVKEPYIQSRFYRAPEILLGLPFCEKVDVWSLGCVMAELHLGWPLYPGNNEYDQVRYICETQGLPKPHLLHAARKAHHFFKRNPHPDATNPWQLKSSADYLAETKVRPLERRKYMLKSLDQIETVNGGGAVSRLSFPDREALAEHADLKSMVELIKRMLTWESHERISPSAALRHPFVSMQQLRSAHEATHYYQLSLRSCRLSLQVDGKPPPPVIASAEDGPPYYRLAEEEETACLGGVTGSGSFFREDKAPGMQRAIDQLDDLSLQEARRGLWSDTRADMVSDMLVPLKVASTSHRVPDSGPEPILAFYGSRLTGRHKARKAPAGSKSDSNFSNLIRLSQASPEDAGPCRDSGWEEGEGRTTSTEPSVIPQREGDGPGIKDRPMDTERPGPELFDPSSCPGEWLSEPEWTLEGIRGSRAQGLPARHPHPHGPPRTTSFLQHVGGHH from the exons ATGGCCACCATCCAGTCAGAGACTGACTGTTACGACATCATCGAAGTCCTGGGCAAGGGCACTTTTGGAGAGGTGGCCAAGGGCTGGCGTCGGAGTACAGGTGAAATGGTGGCCATCAAGATCCTGAAGAATGATGCGTACCGAAGCCGCATCATTAAGAACGAGCTGAAGCTGCTGCGCTGCGTGCGAGGCCTGGACCCTGACGAGGCCCACGTTATCCGCTTCCTTGAGTTCTTCCACGATGCCCTCAAGTTCTACCTGGTCTTCGAGCTTTTGGAGCAAAACCTCTTTGAGTTCCAGAAAGAGAACAACTTCGCACCCCTTCCTGCCAGGCACATCCGCACGGTCACACTGCAGGTACTAAGAGCGCTGGCCCGGCTCAAGGAACTGGCCATCATCCACGCTGACCTCAAGCCTGAAAACATTATGTTGGTAGACCAGACCCGCTGCCCCTTCAGGGTCAAG gtgATCGACTTCGGCTCGGCCAGCATATTCAGTGAAGTACGCTATGTGAAGGAGCCTTACATCCAGTCCCGCTTCTACAGGGCCCCAGAGATCCTGCTGGGGCTGCCCTTCTGTGAGAAGGTGGACGTGTGGTCTCTGGGCTGTGTCATGGCCGAGCTACATCTGGGCTGGCCTCTCTACCCAGGCAACAATGAGTATGACCAGGTGCGCTACATCTGTGAGACCCAGGGCTTACCCAAGCCCCATTTGCTGCATGCGGCTCGCAAGGCTCACCACTTCTTCAAGCGTAACCCCCACCCCGATGCCACCAACCCCTGGCAGCTGAAGTCCTCTGCTGACTACCTAGCTGAGACCAAG gtACGTCCTCTGGAGCGCCGCAAGTACATGCTCAAATCCTTGGACCAGATTGAGACAGTGAATGGCGGTGGAGCTGTGAGCCGGCTGAGTTTTCCAGACCGGGAGGCCCTGGCGGAACACGCAGACCTCAAGAGCATGGTGGAGCTGATCAAACGCATGCTGACATGGGAGTCGCACGAACGCATCAGTCCCAGTGCGGCCCTGCGCCACCCCTTCGTGTCCATGCAGCAGCTGCGGAGTGCCCACGAGGCCACCCACTACTACCAGCTCTCGCTCAGAAGCTGTCGGCTGTCCCTGCAGGTGGACGGCAAGCCACCCCCACCTGTCATAGCCAGCGCAGAGGATGGGCCTCCCTACTACCGCctggctgaggaggaggagactgcATGCCTGGGTGGTGTGACAGGCAGTGGTTCCTTCTTCAGGGAGGACAAGGCTCCGGGAATGCAGAGGGCCATCGACCAGCTCGATGACCTGAGTCTGCAGGAGGCCAGACGGGGGCTGTGGAGCGACACACGGGCCGACATGGTCTCCGACATGTTGGTTCCACTCAAAGTGGCCAGTACCAGCCATCGAGTCCCTGACTCAGGCCCAGAGCCTATCCTGGCCTTCTATGGCAGCCGCTTGACCGGCCGCCATAAGGCCCGCAAGGCTCCAGCAGGCTCCAAATCTGACTCCAACTTCAGTAACCTCATTCGGCTGAGCCAGGCCTCACCTGAGGATGCCGGGCCCTGTCGGGACAGTggctgggaggaaggagaaggccgCACTACCTCCACAGAGCCATCTGTCATCCCTCAACGGGAAGGAGATGGGCCTGGCATCAAAGACAGGCCCATGGATACTGAG AGGCCAGGCCCTGAGCTCTTCGATCCCAGCAGCTGTCCTGGAGAGTGGCTGAGTGAGCCAGAATGGACCCTAGAGGGCATCCGGGGGTCTCGAGCTCAAGGGCTCCCAGCTCGCCATCCCCACCCGCACGggccacccaggaccaccagctttCTGCAGCATGTTGGAGGGCACCACTGA